The following nucleotide sequence is from Larus michahellis chromosome 10, bLarMic1.1, whole genome shotgun sequence.
cTCCCCATGCCCTCTCCCACTCAGTcccatctccccccagcccctctcccgctCAGCTCCctcgccccccagccccctctctgctcagccccatcgccccccagccccatctccctccagcccctctcctgctcagccccatcaccccccagccccagcccaccctccccaTGCCCTCTCCCActcagccccatctccccccagcccctctcgcGCTCAGCCCCATctacccccagcccctctctgctcagctccatcaccccccagcccctctcccactcagccccatctccccccagcccctctctgctcagctccatcaccccccagcccctctcccactcAGCCCCATctacccccagcccctctctgctcagctccatcaccccccagcccctctcccactcagccccatctccccccagcccctctctgctcagccccatctccccccagcccctctcccactcagccccactgccccccagccccagcctgccctccccatgCCCTCTCCCACTCAGCCCCatcgccccccagcccctctctgctcagcCCCATCGCCCCCCAGCCAGCGCCGGTGTTTCCCTGGCAGCGCTGCGCTGTGCCGTGGGTGCTGCTCTGGGGGCACGGCAGAGCCGGCAGGAGCCTGGCGCCTCTCACACACGCACAGTTCGTGCAAACGCGTCTGCAAAGTGCCTGCAAATCGAGTGTCGCTGCGAAGCGCATTTATAGAGCGCTTGGCACATGGCGGGCGTTGGACAAGGATTCCTGAGGAGCCACCTCGAGCCCTTGCTCCAGCctttctccagccccacagaggtgctggtggccaatGCCCCATCCATCCTAGGGGGGATGGTGCTGTGCCTGCGGTGCCACCGGCACGGGGCACCCTGGGGACGAGGAGCCCCGTGCTCAGCACGCAGCCCCCCCATGCACCCCTAGCCTCCTCCCCGGCAGCCCCTTGGGGTGCCCGGAGCTCAGGGTGCCGGGGTGGGCTCTCGGCAGCACCCCGGGGCTGTGTGTGAGGTCCGAGTGCCGCCAGCGCCGCGCAGGGCCCTGCCACGgtgtttcctgtttttttgtCAGCCGGAGGCCGCGTGTGTTTCCGGCTGTTTTTGAGCTGCTCCGCGGCGGCAGTGTGATggctcccccgccctccccactGGCAGCGGGGGTCCTGGggcacctgcagctccagctctgccccggcACACCGGAGGGCTTCCCGGCGGGAGCATCCGCACTGCCGCCAGAGCCGGGGCTCCCCATGGCCTCACGAGCTGTAATCTGGCTTTCACCAGATTACGGGGCTGCAAAGGCTTTAAGTAGCGCAAGCCTAATTTGCTTAAAGGTGCCTGTTTATAATAACCCAATTAAAGCAATGTGAGCTGGAGAAATCGAAACCCGCCTTGATCCCACCTGGTGGGTCCGGCGGTTGCTTGGGGACGGAGCCACAGCCACCGCTGCCATCAGCAGCCGGGGTCTGGCACAGCCTGGCAGGTGATGCCGCCCCggggttggggggctcagggtgggcagcatccccccagccacgctgccctccatccctccggcCGCCCGCCTCCCGCTTCCTCCCAGGATGCCGGGCCCTTTGTGTTTTTTGACTATAAATGGCACGGCGCCATCGATTGTTTCCGCCGGCGCTGCGGCCGGTTGCCATAGCACTGAATACTTTCCTCTCCCTGTTTCCCTCCGTGCAAATGGCCGGGGGAAACCGGGggggagccccccagccccggctgcgtCCCCTGCTCGGCCCCCGAGCCCTCGTTCCTCTGCATCCCCTTGTCACCCCTACACGGGCAGGGGTggcgggggtccccggggtgggggtggagtCCCTTGGGCTGCCCGGCTCAGTGCTGCCCACCCCGAATAGGCGATGCCGAGGTGTGgggaggggtccctgggggggtatGGGGGGTGCCCTGTGGGATTTGGGCAGGTTGTGCCCCCTGGTCCAGCTTCCCCAGTGcctttctgctccctccccagctacCTGAACGACCTGGAGAGGATAGCCCGTGCCGACTACATCCCCACCCAGCAGGACGTGCTGCGCACCCGGGTGAAGACCACCGGCATCGTAGAGACCCACTTCACCTTCAAGGACCTGCACTTCAAGTATGTCTGACCCTTTCCCTTTTAgcctttttccaaaaaaaacccctcccttcctccccgtGCCGGGCTGGATCCTGCTTGCGTGATGCACCGAGCTCCCGCCGCCCAGGCTTTGCTCATGGCGGGAGCCGCTGCTTCGGAGAGAGCGGAAACTGCTGAAATAGCTGGAGCAGCCTCAAAAACGCCTCGCAGGGCTCGGCCCGGGGGCGGATCCAGCCTCTGgcgaggagggaagggggaaggcggCTCCGGGTGCCGTGACGTGGCTTCCGCCgtgggaagggtgctgggcaggagccgggggtTCTCGGGGTCAGGAACCATCACCGCTGCCTGCTGGCATCCCGGCGTTGCTTTCCACTGAAAACCCGTGGGAAATTGGTTTCCAAGGCAAAAAGCTGGCATCGGGCACATCCCGGGGGATTTAGTCACTTTGCAACAGAGCTGCTGGGCTCTGTTGGGTGGAAAGATCTGCTGGTCTCCTCCCCGAGCGTGGGGGGCTTGCGGGGACCCCTGTGCCCACTCCGGTTGGATGGCCGTGCTTGGGTGGGCATCACCAGGGCCGTGCTTTGGAGGCAGCAACAAGGCAGAGAGGGTGGCCCGGGGGGAGCCAGGCGGTTGGTGATGGACGTGGGGCTGCTGCCGGGCTCTTCCTCCATGGAGGCAGGGCATCCTCTGCTGCCGGCAGCGGGAGAGACATGCGGTGCCCTGGGATCATCCCCTGAGCCCCTGTGATCCCGCTGAGCCCCCGGCTGCTCAGCCGAGCACCGGTGGCTCCCCTTGCTGTGTCGGGTCTCCGAGAGCATCTCCTGGAGCCTGGCTCCACGGACAATTGCGCTGGCACGGTCTGGGAAAAGGTGGTCTGATCCTGCCCCATCTTATGGTGGGGATTTGGTCCAGCTGGGAAATAATCCCGGGTACCACCTGGGATGAGCAGTGGGTGCTGGGGCAGATCCGCGGCAGCAGCAAAACCCCTGGGGCAGAGATGCCATGCTCTGCCCGCCCAGCTCCTGCTCCGGGcagccagggaaactgaggcagggagcggggTGAGAGccagggggctgggagctgctgcccagcgccacgctgcctccctgcccaggaTGTTCGACGTGGGCGGCCAGCGCTCGGAGCGGAAGAAGTGGATCCACTGCTTCGAGGGGGTGACAGCCATCATTTTCTGCGTGGCCCTGAGCGCCTACGACCTGGTGCTGGCTGAAGACGAGGAGATGGTGAGTTGAGGGGAACGGAGCCGATGCTGTGAGCTGTCCCATTTTTTGGGGCACTGTGGGAGCACCCCCTCCTCTGGTGGCCACCAGTGCCCTGACCAGTGTGGCCCAAGTCTTGCAGGGCCCTCAGCGTTCCCTGCGCACAGGGGACAGCAGGTTGGGCAGCAGTAGGGTGGTCACTGCgtgggggtccctgcctggctcAGGCCGTCATCTCCCCTGCCAGAACCGCATGCACGAGAGCATGAAGCTGTTCGACAGCATTTGCAACAACAAGTGGTTCACAGACACATccatcatcctcttcctcaacAAGAAGGACCTCTTTGAGGAGAAGATCGTGCACAGCTCCCTGACCATTTGCTTCCCTGAGTACACAGGTACCGCAGGgtccctcggtgtccccccccaggtgATGTAGCAGGAGATGGTGGGGATGGAGACGGTGGGGGTGGAGACAGTGGGGATGGAGGTGCTGGGGATGGAGACGGTGGGGGTGGAGACGGTGGGGGTGGAGACGGTGGGGGTGGAGACGGTGGGGATGgaggtgctggggatggaggtACCGGGGATGGAGATGGTGGGGTTGGAGATGCTGGTTCTCCTCTGCCTGAGGAGCGGTGTGTTGGGGCAGCAGGTGGGGTGCGGTGGTGTTTGGGCTGGCCCTGGAGATGGGGGAAGATGAGGCAGGGAGGACGACAAGGGGCAGCAGCCCTGGGCGGGGTGAGCTGAGGCTCATTGTGCCTGAGGAGCATCAATTCAGCATCAGGGCACTGGCAGGGGGAACGAAGCCGCTTCCTCACCCCTTCGGTGCCCATGGCGagggggggggttccccaggcAACCGCAGGGCAAGCCCAGcgtctcctcctccccaggggcCAACAAGTATGACGAGGCGGCCAGCTACATCCAGAGCAAGTTCGAGGACCTGAACAAGCGGAAGGACACCAAGGAGATCTACACCCACTTCACCTGCGCCACCGACACCAAGAACGTGCAGTTCGTCTTTGACGCCGTCACCGACGTCATCATCAAAAACAACCTGAAGGACTGCGGGCTCTTCTGAGGGCCGGCACTGCCCAGGTGGGTGGTGGTCCCTGTGGTGGCCCCCTAAATGGGTGGTCACGGAGCACCctctggggctgggacaggcgctgcctgctgtcctgcaatggcacaggctggcagggggtccccgtgccccccctgtTCCCAGCGCCCCCCAACTCACCTCTTACTCTCTCCTAGGACCCCCGGCCACGCCGGCGAAGGAAGGACCGTGCCACCTCCCCACTCCTGCTTCTCTTTGGATTCATCCCTTTGCCCCCACCCCATAAAGAGACTTTTTGGGTGCCAGCATGGTGGCAgggcccgtgtcccccccgccgccctggctcgccgtccccccccctccccatcctcctcctcctcctcgccggcgTCACCCTTTCTGCCTTCCTGAGGAAAATGAGGTTTTCATCTTGGTTTTTAAACCCCCAAACCGCTccagccctcccctccacccTTCATTCACTGTTTACATTGCGAGTGTTGCTGGCACAGGGGGGGACGCGGGGGTCCCCTCGGGGACACCCACCTGGCCGCAAACACCACCGACAACATTCCATTTAGtaaaccagaaaagaaagaaaaaaaaaaagaaaaaaaaaaaggcaacgctccccctccccctccaaaaacggcgcaaaaaaaaaacccaaactcacaCCACACCGGCTGGGGCCAggttgctttttaaagaaatatttttaccaaACTATTTAAAAGCATCAAGTGCTACGTGGTGGCGGCGTCCTCCGTGGCCAGCCCACGCCCCCCCCCAACCGTGTGCCTTggcggggtgaggggggtggTCCATACCCCACTCCCCCTCACTGTCCCCCCACCTTGCCCCGAGGGACGGGCAGCCCCGGTGGGCAGcggctgggcaggagggtgggcaggggggtgCTGCCCGCTGCCTGTATCCCCCCCCcctgcttctcccccccccccctttctaaGCCTAGTTTTGTAGGGCTAGCTGTTGCGTTGGGCGAGGAGAGCCCGCTGTACAGAGCGGCCCCcgctgtgtgtgtccccctgccTCCCAGTCCGtgggtggtgatggtgggggggggggccccctCAGCCGGTGCCCGCGGCCTCGCTTTTCCCACGGGATGTTTTACCGACTTGTTCACATggtttgaaataataaaatgtagaaaggaaaaaaaaaagagagaaaaaaaccatatagacacacacacgccccgccccacccccggCTCTGtgacttgggggtgggggggcatggGTGCTTCACCTctgtgggagggctggggggtccccagggtgggaaggggacacagggagggCTGGCATCACCCAGTAGCatcccctgggggtggggggtgggggcatCAGTGGGACCctctgggagggagctgggatgttgctggggggctgcccccctgccccgggtGTGCTGGTTCAGCAGCCTTGGGGGGCCATGACCACCCCCTGGCCCGGCAGCAGGGGCATGGTGGCACCCAGGGGTTCCTGGCACCCGGGGGGCCCTGGTACCATGCAGTTCTTGGGGACACCCAGTGACCTGTGGCCTCAGGTGAGATCTAGCACCCCGTGCACCCAGCagcccacagggaccccccagctccagggggcacccatggacaccctgcagcaccccagggaccccagcagcCCACAGCTCCAAGGGGTTCCTGGAgatccccagcaccccccagctcCAAGGGGGCATCCAAGGGacctcccagcaccccccagctccaagggggcacccaggggacccctCAACCCGAAGGGGTACCAGGGCCCCCCAacaccctgcagcaccccaagggacccccagCACCAAGGGGCACCCAAGGGACCCCAACCTCTCCAGAGCCAAAGGTCAGCTGGGGACTCCCAGCACCCCTCAGCTCCAAGGGTTCCTggagacccccagcaccccccagctcCAAGGGTACTAGGCACCCCAAGGAGAGCTTCAAAGGATACCCAGGGAACCCCAGCACCCAAGGGATGCCCaatacccacccccccccagctccaagGGGTACTCAGGGACCCTCagcacccaagggacccccagtaccccccagctCCAAGGGGTAACTGGGGACCCCCAGCATCCAAGGGACCCTCaacacccccccacctccacggGTACCAGAGAACCCCAGCACCCAAGGGCATCCAGCACCCAGGGTcacccagtgtcccccagcacctggagcccccagggacccccagtaGCCAGCAGTACTGGGTGCCCCACAGCGCTGGCCGGTAGGAGGGGTAGTGGGGAGAGGGAGTGGGGCCATGCCCGGCCACCCAGGTGTGGGTCTGGGGCTGAGTGGGTCAAATCCCAGGGGTTCAGAGCAAGGGGAGACGGTtgcggaggagggggggggcagcggtgggTCTGGGCcccaggggagggggaggccagggctggggagggggcgctggggctggggctcagaAGAGCCCACAGTCCTTGAGGTTCTCCTTGATGATGATGTCAGTGACAGCGTCGAAGACGAACTTGACGTTCTCGGTATCGGTGGCGCAGGTCATGTGGGAGTAGATCTCCTTCACGTCCCGCCGCATGTTCAGCTCCAGGAACTGCAGCTTGATGTAGTTGCCCGCGTCTTCGTAGGTGTTGGGACCTGGTAGTGAGCAGGGTCCCctcctgggctggtgtccccccacACCATGGGTGCTGGCCCAGCGTCACACAGCGCTCCCCCCGGTGGGCAAACCTTGCTTGGTCCATAAGCAAGGCTAGTGCAGCAGCGCTTGCATGGGGTGCTGAGGACACCTGGTGGGTGGCTGCTGTAGGGTGCTGGCACCCaacccatcaccaccaccccaccaccacccgccTGCACCCGGTGGGAGAGCTGCTGCCACCCTCACCGTCATAGTCGGGGAAGCAGATGCTGAGATGGGCCTTCTTTATCTTCTCCAGGAAGACATCCTTCTTGTTGAGGAAGAGGACGATGGAGGTGGTGGCAAAGTAGCGGTGGTTGCAGATGCTATTGAAGAGGTGCAGGCTCTCGTGCATGCGGTTCTGCGGCAGGACACAACCCCATCAGGCTCATGGTGACCTCCACATCGTGATGGAGGGGCTATGGGGTGGTGTGCCTTCCTCACCACTTCGTCATCCTCCACCAGAACCATGTCATAGGCGCTGAGGGCCGCGATGAAGATGATGCAGGTCACCCCCTCGAAGCAGTGGATCCACTTCTTCCGCTCCGAGCGCTGGCCACCCACATCGAACATCCTGGGTAGGACAAGGAGGGGTCAGCATCCCCCCAACTCCTGCGCACCCCCTGAGTCCCAGCCCTCACCGGGGGCTCAGACCCCACCTGAAGTTGAGGTCTTTGAAGGAGAACTGGGTCTCGATGATGCCGGTGGTCTTGACGCGGGAGCGCAGCACGTCCTGCTCCGTGGGAACGTAGCCGGGGGTCACCAGGCGCTCCAGGTCCGACAAGTAGCTGGCCAGGCACTTGGTAAGCATGAGACACGGATTggcaccccccagacccccccacccagACTCCCCCACCCCACGTACTAGCCGGCCGAGTCATTGAGCTGGTACTCGGAGGCACGGTCGAAGCAGGCTTGGATGCCCGCATCCTTCCAGAGCCGCCCAATGATGTCTGACATTTCCTTGGGCATGGTGCCCTCCTCGATGGTGTCCGAAAGGTGCAGCAGCTTGCGGGCATCATCCTACAAGGGAGAGAGTCTCAGCagggccggggggctgggggggacccctGTGCCCAGCATGGGCTGCCCCTCACCTGGCGAGCTGTGTCCCCGTACTGGATGTTGAGGGTGTTCATGGCCCGCACGATGGCCAGCATGGACTGGAGCGTGTTGCTGTAGATGATGGCAATGAACTCCAGGCATTCCTCCAGTGAGTAACCATCCTGGTGGATGAtcctggccagggagggggacacggggctgagCTGGGCGCCGTGAAGTGGGGGGACACCCGTGGGTGCAGCATGGAGCTGACGTGGGCACTGTGGCATGGGGGCATCCATGGGTGCAGCATGGAGCTGAGGTGGGCACTGTGGCATGGTGGGGCACCCGTGGTTGCAGCGTGGGGCTGAGGTAGGTGCAAGCCACGGTTgtggtgtggggcagagccaggcacGGTGGGACAGGGGTACCCCGTGTCTGCTGTGTGGGACAGGCAAGTGGCACAGTGGGGCATGTCCAAGTGTCACCCCTGGCACTTACTTCATCTGCTTGACGATGGTGCTCTTCCCGGACTCCCCTGCTCCTGTGGGACAAAGCACGGGTCATGGTGGTGCCTGCAGCATGGGCacccccagctgtgccccacaCTGGCCCCCTGAGAGCCCCTGGCACGGTCAGGGGTCACTGGTGGCTGTGCCAGGTCTGCGGCGCAGGGCGGGGGGATTACAGCCTGGTGCCAGTGGGCATTAAGATTGGGCTGAGCCGCTGTGACTAATGGGATCTGTGGTGGCTCAGCTGGGGACGTTCTCGGGGACCCAGGGGAGGGGTAGGGGACACGGTGGCATCGCaaccccaccacccaccacctgatgccccaagcctgtggcAGCAGAGGAGGACGTGCCCTGGGGTGGGATGCTCTGGACATGGTGGGACCATGGGTGCCATTGCTCTCCGCCCATCCCAGCCCTTGGGCACCACTGGCAcagctgggagggactgggacggatCTGTAGCACTGTGGGGGGTGCGGGGACagaccccagggctgggcagaggggcaGTGGTGTGGGCTGCACAGGGGTGCCCGGGAGGATGGcgggggtgatgctggggtggGATGTTCATAGGTGGTGTTGGTGAAGGTCTTGACATGGGTTGGTTGGGGTCAGGGTACCTGGGAATGGGGGGATGTTGagtgggctggttgggtttgggggCTACCTGGAAGGTGGGGGATCTTAGGGTGGGCTATTGAGATGGGTCGTTGGGCTTGGGGTGCCTGAGGCGGGGGGAGTCGGGGCTGTTGAAGTGAGCTGGTTTAGTGAAGCCTGGGAAtggggggctgttggggtggGCTGGTTGAATTTGGGGGTGTcagaggggagagggaaatgtTGGGTGGGCTCTGGGGGTAGATTGGTTGGGCTTaggtgtgctgggggggggtgtcagggaaaTACGGGGGGGCCTGTTGGGTTGGGCTGTTTGGTTTTAGGGGTGCTAGGGGGGTGAGGGAAATGTTTGGAGGCTGTTGGGGTGAGCTGTTTGGGTTTAGGGGTGCCAGGGGATGTGTCAGGCAAACATTAGCATTAGGGGGGGTTATTAGGTTGGGCTGGATGGGTTTAGGGGTGCTTAGGGGGGGGGGCTGTTGAGTGGACTCTTGGGCTGggctggttgggtttggggggggtcagggaaactttgggtggcctgttggggtgggttggttggttttaggGGTGCCTGGGAGCGGGAGGCTGTTGAAGGCACTCTCAGGGTGGCCTGGTTTGGTTTAGGAGTGCTGGAGGCATCAGGGAAACATTGGGTGGGCTgttgaggtggggggggtggttaGGGCTGCCTGGGAATGGGGGTGCTGTTGGGGTGGGCTACTTGGTtttaggggtgctgggggagtcaAGGAAACATTGGGTGGGGTGGTTGGGTTTGGGAGTGCATCTGGGGGCCAGGAGAGCATTGGGTGGGCTGGTTGGATTGAAGGGTCAGAGAGCATTGGgtgggctgttggggtgagatgCACAAAGGATGGGTCTCTCCCTTAGGGTGTTGTCCCCCTCCatacccagcagcagcagcttgacGGTCCTGGCATCCTTCTCAGCGTCCTCTTTGAGCTTCTTCTCCAGCTCGCGGGAGTGCTTCTCCTCAGCGCTGGCCCCGGCGCCCATCCTCGGACCCACGGCCCTGCGGCTCACCCGTTCCTTGGAGGTCAGCACCAGGATGGGAACCGAGCTccagccccccgccgcctccagcgCTCGCCTCCCTGCGCCCGCCGACGactgccactgctgccaccaccgCCACCGCCCACCCAATGTGGGCCAAGGACAGGGACAAGGTTCCCGGGGGGCCACCCAGCAGGGTGCTGCGCTCAGCACCCGCGGCTTAAGCTGGGgccccctccccctgccttcGCCCTCCCTGGATAAACCCCCTTAAATCTGCAGCGGGCTGAGCTCAGCAATCCCACGGCTCCAGCGTCAGCGCTTCTgccagggggtggggggcaaggaTGGCCAGCCCCCTGCTTtgcccccaccctggggctggggacagtgacccagccagccctgggggtgTGGGACCCCCCACCTGGCTCCGGCTCTGTTGTGGACCCTGGGTGGTTGGTGCtggggggctctgctggggtctGGCAGGGGTTGGGGGCAGTGGGTGGAAATGTCCCTGTTGCCTGCAGCTCACAACGGTCATCCCCCTGCTCTGAACCAGTGCCCACAAACGCCCCCAGTAAGcaatcccagtgtccccaggacCCTGTGCCCACTTGTCCGCAGGGACACCCGCCTAGTCATTAAATGCCAGCCCCAGTCACCCCACCTTGTGTCTCCAGGGCCCCTTCCAGGACCttccaccagtgcccccagccaCCCACCAGTACACTCCCAGTGTCACCAGGCCAGCCCAGTATCACTCCCTGGAGTGTCCCCAGGCCCCTCCAGCAACACCTGCACAATGTCCCCAGGGGCACCCAAGTACCCCCCCTACCCAGGGTCTTCAAGCCCCTCCTCAGTTAACACTCTTCAGTATCCCAAGGAGAAATCCCAGTATCCCACCTGTGCCCCAAGCAATCTCATTCCTGCCCCTGCAGTGTCCTCAGGTCATGCTCCGCCCCCCCCAAGCTGCCTAATGTCCAAGGGCACCCCGGTGCCACTCCTGTGCTCCCACACCAACCGCAGTGACCCCCGCAATGTCCCCAGGCCCCTCAGTGCCCCTCCCCAGCGTCCTTAGGCCACCAGTTCCCCCCTCCCGTGTCCTCACCCCCCCCATTGCCATCGTGTCCACCCCAGTAAGACCTAgtgtccccagggacaccccagtaacccctctgtgtccccacgccctcgcccccagtgtccccaggcacTGCCAGGGCTCCTCCACGTgtccccagtacagcccagtgcccccCTGTCGTCCCGCCGGCACCGAGGGGCTCCTGCAGCGCCGCGCTGGGCCGCCAGGGGGCGAACGGACCCAGCACAGACCCAGGGCGGACCCAGTACAGCCCCAGTATAGCCCCGCACCGACCCCAGCGTGCCCAGGGCTAATCCCCCCATAGCCCACGACCTCCCAGCACCGACCCCAGCACCCTCCCGGGACTGCCCGGAGGAGCACAGTACCGCCTCCATTGCCCCAGTGCCGACCAGAGTGTCCCCAGCACTCACCAGGGTgtccccagtacagcccagtacctCACACATAGTGACGCCCTACAGGACCCAGTACCACTCCTCTGCCCCGTGCCCCCAGTACCACCGAGTACCGGCTCCCAGTACCAAACCCTAATGCCCCAGTActtctcccagtgcccccaatacTGACTCTGAATgcctccagtgcccccagtaccaacttccagtgtccccagtactGTCCCCAGTATGGCCCAGGATGCCCCAGCACCAACACCAGTGCCTCCCAGGAGCCTGGTACTACCCTCATTGCCCCAGTACTGACCAGAGtgcccccagtacagcccagtattgCCCATTGCCACCAGCAGCGTCCCCTGTAGAGACACCCCTCCACACCCCATGGCCCCAGTACAACCAAGTACTGGCTCCCAGTACCAAACCCCAGTACtttccccccagtgcccccagtactgACTCTTGAGTGCTCCCAATGCCTCCGGTAACACCCAGTActggctgccagcccagcccagcataCCCCTAACACTCAGGCAGTGCTGCCGCCTCCCCGTGCCCCCTTGTCCTGCCCGGtgcccaccccccagcacccagtgcCCTGGcttcccagtgttcccagtgctcccccaggctccccccagctccccactggACTCCAGCCCAGCCCTTGCCCCCCCCAGCAGGGCTCGGGGGAGAGTTAAGGGGATTATGTGCTGGGCCCAGGCGGCAGCGCAGCCCCCAGTGCCTGCTCCCCGTCCCCGACAGAGCACACGCAGGCGCCCGTGTCCGTCCCAAAGCCAGCGTTTATTtgggggctgggcgggggggggcacttgCTTGGCCCTGGCCGCCCCTGCGCTCCCCATGTACAACTATTTACAACCCCCCCCGCAACCACTGGGGTGCCCTGAGGGGGCAGCTGATGGTCTGAGTGCCCCAAATGCCCAGGGGTGCCGGTGCCAGTGAGCGCCAGCAGCTGCCTGAAGTTTTACCCTGGCAGaaccccttctccttcccttccccacccaaaGACCCTGGCCGAGCCCC
It contains:
- the GNAT1 gene encoding guanine nucleotide-binding protein G(t) subunit alpha-1: MGAGASAEEKHSRELEKKLKEDAEKDARTVKLLLLGAGESGKSTIVKQMKIIHQDGYSLEECLEFIAIIYSNTLQSMLAIVRAMNTLNIQYGDTARQDDARKLLHLSDTIEEGTMPKEMSDIIGRLWKDAGIQACFDRASEYQLNDSAGYYLSDLERLVTPGYVPTEQDVLRSRVKTTGIIETQFSFKDLNFRMFDVGGQRSERKKWIHCFEGVTCIIFIAALSAYDMVLVEDDEVNRMHESLHLFNSICNHRYFATTSIVLFLNKKDVFLEKIKKAHLSICFPDYDGPNTYEDAGNYIKLQFLELNMRRDVKEIYSHMTCATDTENVKFVFDAVTDIIIKENLKDCGLF
- the GNAI2 gene encoding guanine nucleotide-binding protein G(i) subunit alpha-2, with the protein product MGCTVSAEDKAAAERSRMIDKNLREDGEKAAREVKLLLLGAGESGKSTIVKQMKIIHEDGYSEEECRQYKAVVYSNTIQSIMAIIKAMGNLQIDFGDSTRADDARQLFALSCTAEEQGIMPEDLANVIRRLWADNGVQACFNRSREYQLNDSAAYYLNDLERIARADYIPTQQDVLRTRVKTTGIVETHFTFKDLHFKMFDVGGQRSERKKWIHCFEGVTAIIFCVALSAYDLVLAEDEEMNRMHESMKLFDSICNNKWFTDTSIILFLNKKDLFEEKIVHSSLTICFPEYTGANKYDEAASYIQSKFEDLNKRKDTKEIYTHFTCATDTKNVQFVFDAVTDVIIKNNLKDCGLF